The Jiangella sp. DSM 45060 genome contains the following window.
TGCGCGGTGGCCAACGCCGCGTCGACCTCCTGGTAGGCAGCGGACAGCTGCCCGGCCGACGCCGCCTCCACGTAGATCGTCGAGACCGACGTGGACCCGGCGGCCAGCCGCGTCGCCGCCGTCGTCGACGGCACCAACGCGAGGTCGTCCTCGTCCCCCGACGACGACGAGCCGACCGAGTCCAGCACGCCGACGACGGTGAACGCGGCACCGCCGGCCAGGACCGTCTGCCCGACCGGGTCCCGCAGGCCGAACAGCTCGCCCGCGGTGTCCGGCCCGAGCACCATCACGGCGGCCTCGTTCTCCAGGTCCTGGTCGGTGAGGAACCGGCCCGAGGTCAGACTCCGGTTGCGCACGTCCAACCAGGCCGGGGTGGTGCCGTTCACGGTGGCGGTCCAGTTGACGTCGCCGGCCGTCAGCGACTGCGGGCCGCCGCTGACCGGGGCGACGGCGGCGACGTCCGGCGCGACCACGTCCGACGCCAGCACCTCGGCGTCGTCCATGGTGAGGGTGGTGGCCGAGCCGCTGCCGCCGCGCAGGCCGGACGCGTCGGTCGTGCTGCCGGGCGTGACGATGAGCAGGTTGCTGCCGAGCGCGCTGATCTGCGCCCGCACCTCGGCCTGGGCGCCCTGCCCGAAGCCGATGGTGAGGATCACCGAGGCGATGCCGATGAGGATGCCGACGACGGTCAGCAACGAGCGCAGCCGGTGCGTGCGGACCGCCTCCCAGCCGGTGCGCAGCGTGTCGAGCCAGTTCATCGGCCCACCGCCGCCGCGGCCCGCAGTTCGCCGTCGTGGATGCGCAGCACTCGCTGCGCCTCGGCGGCGACCTCCTCCTCGTGCGTGATCAGGACGATCGTTCGGCCCTGGTCGTGCAGTTCGTCGAAGAGCGCGAGCACCTCGCGGGTGGAACTGGAGTCGAGGTTGCCGGTCGGCTCGTCGGCCAGGATCAGCGCGGGGTCGGTGACCAGCGCCCGGGCGATCGCGACCCGTTGCTGCTGGCCGCCGGACAGCTCGGACGGACGGTGGTCGACCCGGTCGGCGAGGCCGACGCGGTCCAGCGCGGCCAGCGCCCGGCGCCGCCGTTCGTCGCCCGGCACGCCGGCGTAGGCCAGCGGCAGCTCGACGTTGCGCAGCGCCGTCAGGTGCGCCAGCAGGTTGAACTGCTGGAACACGAAGCCGATCAGCCGGTTGCGGACCTCGGCGAGCTCCTCCTCCGACAGCTCGCCGACGTCGACGCCGACCAGCCGGTAGCTGCCGGACGACGGCGTGTCCAGGCAGCCGAGGATGTGCATGAGCGTCGACTTGCCGGAGCCGGACGGCCCCATGATCGCGACGTACTCGCCCTCCCCGATGCCGAGGTCGATGCCGCGCAGGGCGTCGACGTGCAGCGTTCCGGTCTGGTACCACTTGCGCACGGCGTCGAGCCGCAGCACCACGTCGCTCACCCCTGGCCCCCGCCCCGGACGCCGCCGCCTGGGAACCCACCGCCGGAGAAGCCGCCGCCGCCCGGGAACTCGCCGCCCGGGATCTCGCCGCCGGGGAACCGGCCGCCGGGCGGCTCCCCCTCGTCGTCACCACCACCGCCGCCGCGACCGGCCGGGAGCGGCACGACGACCTCGTCGCCGGCCTCGATCCCGCTCACGATCTCGGTCTGGACGCCGAACGCGGCGCCGATCTCGACCGGCGTCTCGACGTGCGACCCGTCGTCGGCCACGACGGTGACCGTGGTGGCGCCGTCGGTCGTGGTGACGGCGGAGCTCGGCACGGTGAGCACGTCGGTGTGCTGCTCGACGGTGATCGACACGTCGGCGCTGCCACCGGCGTAGACGCCCTCGACGGCGCCGGTGACCGCGATCTCCACGGGGAACGTCGCGGTGCCGGAGCCGGTGTCGGTGGCCACCAGGCCGACCGAGCTGACCGTCCCGTACACGACGTCGCCGCCGTCGGACGGCGTCAGCTCGGCCTGCAGCCCCTGCTGCAGCCGGGCGAGGTCGGCGCTGCCGACGCTGGTCTCGACGACGAACGCGTCGGTCGTGATGACGGTGATCTGCGCGCCGGTGCCGCCCGACGAGGACGACGACGAGGACGAGGACGAGGCGGACGACGGATCGCCGCCCCCGCTCGACGACGACCCGCCGCTGACCTCGTCGCCCACGGCGACGTCCACCGACGCCACCGTGCCGGCGATGGTCGACGTCAGCGTGGCGTCGTCCAGCGCCTCCTCGGCCTGCGCCACCCGCGACTCCGCTGCCGCGACCGACGCCTCGTCGGCGGCCAGCTGGGTCTCGCTCGCGTCGGCGTCGGTGTCGGAGTCCAGCCGCTCCCGGGCCGCGTCGAGCGTCGCCTCCGCCGCGTCCAGCTCGGCCTCGAGCGTCTCGGTGCTGACGGTGGCCAGCGCCTGACCGGCCGTGACGACGTCCCCCACGGCCACGTCGACGGAGAGCACCTCGCCGCTGACGGCGAACGACAGCTCCGCGGTCTCGGCCGGCTGGAAGGTGCCGGTACTGGTGACGGTCTCCTCGTAGGTGCCGACGGTGGCCTCGGCGGTGGTCGTCGACGGTGCGGAGGACGAGTCGTCCTGCGTCACCGCCCACGCCGCGCCGGCCACACCGACCCCGACGGCCGTCGTCGCCAGCAGAACAGTCGCCCGTCGCGCTCGACGGGACTTCGGTAGCAACCGCACCCGGGACACGATGGTGGATCTTCCTGGCACCGCCCTGGGACGAACCTGGCAACCAGCTGTGAACGACATTCACAGCTGATTCCCAGCCGGCTGCCAGGATGTTCTCAGGCGGAACCGGCACCGTGCGGCCATGGCCGCACGCGAACCGGACGGACGCCTCGTCGTCGTGGACGACGAGCCGAACATCGTCGAGCTGCTCGCCGCCAGCCTGCGCTACGCCGGCTTCGAGGTGACGACGGCGCGCAGCGGCCGCCAGGCGCTCGACATCGTCCTCACCGAGCGGCCCGACCTCGTGGTGCTGGACGTGCTGATGCCCGACCTCGACGGTTTCGCGGTGGTGCGCCAGCTGCGCAGCCACCAGGTCGACGTGCCGGTGCTGTTCCTGACCGCGAAGGACGCCGGCGACGACCGCGTCATGGGGCTGACCATCGGCGCCGACGACTACGTGACCAAGCCGTTCAGCCTGGAGGAGGTGGTGGCCCGGATCCGGGCCATCCTGCGCCGCTCCCGCGGCCGTCCCCACGGCGCGGCGACCGCCCGGCTGTCCTACGCCGACCTCGACCTGGACGACGACCGGCACGAGGTGCGCAAGGCCGGCCGGCCCGTGGACCTCTCGCCGACGGAGTTCAAGCTGCTGCGCTACTTCCTCGCCAACCAGGGCCGAGTGCTCAGCAAGGCGCAGATCCTCGACCACGTCTGGTCCTACGACTTCGGCGGCGACGCCGGCGTCGTCGAGTCCTACATGTCCTACCTGCGCCGCAAGCTGGACCAGGGCACGCCGAAGCTGCTGCACACGGTCCGCGGCGTCGGCTACGTCCTGCGGCTGCCGCGCGACAGCCCGTGAGGACCCTCCTGGCCCGGGCGTGGCGGGCCCGGCGCGACCGCACGCCGCTGCGCACCCAGCTACTGCTGGTCGTCGTCGCGCTGGCGGCGGTGACGGTGCTGGTCACCAGCGTCGTGGCGGCGGCGGTGCTGCGCGGCTACCTGCTGGACCGCACCGACGACCAGCTACGCCAGGCAGCCCGGCCGTTCTACGGGCAGGCCCGGCAGGTTCCGCTCGACGCCGATCCGCCGTCGTTCCGGCCGCTGGGCGACTACAGCTTCACCGCCTTCGCACCGGACGGCACGCCGGCCTGGAGCACCGACGACCCGGCCACACAGCGTCCGGGGCCGCAGCTGCCGGAGCTGACCGCCGAGACGGCCGCCGAGCTCGGGGGCACGCCGTTCACCGTCGACGCCGTCGAGGGCGACGGCACCTGGCGCGTGCTCGTGGTGGCCCGGGACGACGGCGGGTCGGTCGCGGTCAGCCGGCCGCTGCACGACGTCACGGCGACGGTGAACCGGCTGCTGCTGATCGACGGGGTCGTCGCCGTCCTCGCGCTGACGGCGCTGGCCGGGCTGGCGTGGTGGACGGTACGCACCCGGCTCCGGCCGCTGGAGGAGGTCGAGCACACCGCGGAGGCGATCGCGGCCGGCGACCTGAGCCGTCGCATCCCGCCGCGGGACCCGCGCACCGAGGTCGGACGCCTGTCGGCGGCGCTGAACGCGATGCTCGGCCAGATCGAGTCGGCGTTCCTCGCCCGCCGGGTCTCCGAGCACGAGGCGCGCGAGTCCGAGCAGCGGATGCGCCGGTTCATCGCCGACGCCAGCCACGAGCTGCGCACGCCGCTCACGTCGATCCGCGGCTTCGCCGAGCTGTACCGGCAGGGCGTGGTGCACGAAAAGCCGGAGGTGCGCCGGCTGCTGCGCCGGGTCGAGGACGAGGCGGCCCGGATGGGGCTGCTCGTCGACGACCTGCTGCTGCTGGCGCGGCTGGACCAGCAGCCGGTGCTCACCCGGGCGCCGGTGGACCTGATCGAGATCGTCGTCGAGTCCGTCCTGCAGGCCCGGCTGGTCGCCCGCGACCACGACCTGCGGCTGCACGTCAACGCCTCACTGGTCCCGGCCGTGATCGGCGACGCCGCGCGGCTGCGCCAGGTCGTCGACAACCTGGTCCGCAACGCGACTGTCCACACGCCGCCGGGCACCGTCGTCGACGTGTCGGTCGGCGACTCCGGACAGGGCTGGGCGGTGCTGAAGGTCCGCGACGACGGCCCGGGCCTGACCAGCGAGGACGCCGCGCACGCGTTCGAGCGCTTCTATCGCGCCGACCCGTCCCGGTCGCGCGCCGACGAGGCCCGGCACAGCGGCAGCGGGCTCGGCCTGTCCATCGTCGCCGCGCTGGTCGAGGCGCACGGCGGACGGGTCGAGCTGCGGTCGGCGCCGGGCGAGGGCGCGACGTTCCGGGTGCTGCTGCCGCCGGCCGGCGAGGCTCAGCCGGCCTCGGCGGCCTTGACGGCGGCGACGTAGCGGCGCGCGGCGTCGCGCAGGGCCTGCTCGGGATCGATGCCGCGGTCGCGGGCGGCCGCGGCCAGCGCGAACAGCGCGTCGCCGACGTCCTCGGCGGTCTCCGGGGCGGTGCCGGGCGACGACGGCGCGGGCACCGGCACACCGGCCTTCTCGACCCGGTGCACCAGCTTCGCGGCCAGCGACAGCGCCGGCTGGGCGAGCGGTACGCCGTCGACGGCGGAGGTGCGGTTCTTCTCCTCGCGCTTCAGCCGCTCCCACCGCTCGCCGACGTCGGACGCCGTCGACGCCTCGACGTCGCCGAAGACGTGCGGGTGACGGCGGATCAGCTTCGCCTCGATGCCGGCCGCGACGTCGTCGATCGACCACGGCGACGTCGGCCGCTCCTCGGCCAGCCGGGCGTGGAACAGCACCTGTAGCAGGAGGTCGCCCAGTTCCTCGCGCAGGTCGTCGTCGTGGCCCGACTCGATCGCCTCGAGCGTCTCGTAGGTCTCTTCCAGCAGGTAGGTGGCCAGGCTGCGGTGCGTCTGCTCGGCGTCCCACGGGCAGCCGCCGGGCGAGCGGAGGCGGTCCATGACGGCGACGAGGTCGAGCAGCCGGGCGCCGGGGAGGTCCTCGGACCCGACGACGACCCGGGCGTCCGGGAACGCCGCGCCGTCGTCGCCGGGCGGCAGCAGCCACACGGCGTCGCCGTCCGGCGGGGACGCGGCCACGGTGACCGGGACCCCGGCCGCCCGCAACGACGCGACCTGCGGGTGCGCGTCGTCGGCGACGTACACGGGGCCGGCGCGCAGCGCGTCCCACGCGGCGGCGGAGAGCAGCCCGGGAGCGACCCGCGGGCTGGTGGCGAGCAGGACCAGGGTCACGAAGCCGATTCGGAGATCGAGCCGGTGTCGGCGCTGACAGCGAGGTCGTCGCCCCAGGTGCCGAAGCGCGGGTTGACCTCGACGTTCAGCTGGTCGCTGAGGTCGGCGAGGGTCTGCGTGAGCCCGGCGTTGTCGGCGCCGGTCTCGTCGGCGTAGGCCTGCGCGATGAGCTGATCGGCGACGCCGGCCCGGAACGCCTTCTCGGTGTAGCCGGCCTGCGCCAGCGCCGCCTCGATGTCGCCGCCAGGCGCCTGCGCCGAGATCTCCTCGATGGCGTCGTCGATGTCGGCCTCGCTGACCTGGAGGTCCTCGTCGGCGGCCAGCCGCAGGAAGATCTCGTGCTGGATGTGCCGGGTCAGGACGGTGCGCTGGAACGCGGGCATGCCACCGGCTGCCTGGACGTCGAAGCCCTCGAGCTTCTCGGCGTGCTCGACCTCGTTCTGCAGGTCGTCGACGGTGAAGCGGTCGCCGTCGATGACGACGGCCGCGCCGATCTGCTCGGAGTCGCACGCCGTCAGCGCGACGGCGCTGGCCGCGGCGAGGGAGGCGATGACGAGGCGGCGGATGGTCGACACGGTGATCCTCTTCGTAGGTTCGGCCTGCGGCGGGTGGACGCTACCCGGGCGCATCTTATCCAGCATGGGTTCCGGCACGGTCGGGCTGGTGGGCGATGACGTCGTCGACGACGGTCTTGGCCCAGGCCAGCAGCTCGACGCCGCGCAGCTGCGGCCCGCCGATCTGGGCCGGCCGCGGCCGGGGCACCAGCATCGTCCCGACCGCGTCCTTGACCAGTGACTTCGGGTACAGCCGGCCGAGCCGGACCCGCTGCCAGTCGGCCAGCTCGACGTGCGCGAACCGGACGTAGGTGCCCTGGACGGTGACCTCGGACAGCCCCGCGCGGCGGGCGTGCACCCGGAACCGGGCCACGGCCAGCAGGTTCTCGACCGGCTCGGGCGGCGCGCCGTAGCGGTCGACCAGTTCCTCGAGGACGGCGTCGACGGCGGCGTCGTCGACCGCCTCGGACAGCCGCCGGTACGCCTCGAGCCGCAGCCGCTCGCTGGCGACGTAGTCGTGCGGGATGTGCGCGTCGACCGGCAGCTCGATGCGGACCTCGGGCATGGCCTCGGCGCCGTCGCCGCGGTACTCGGAGACCGCCTCGCCGACGAGCCGCACGTAGAGGTCGAACCCGACGTCGGCGATGTGGCCGGACTGCTCGCCGCCGAGCAGGTTGCCCGCGCCGCGGATCTCGAGGTCCTTCATCGCGACCTGCATGCCGGCGCCGAGATCGGAGTGCTGGGCGATGGTGGCCAGCCGCTCGTGCGCCTCCTCCGTCAGCGGCGTCTCGCGCGGGTAGAAGAAGTACGCGTACGCCCGCTCGCGGCCGCGCCCGACCCGGCCGCGCAGCTGGTGCAGCTGCGACAGGCCCAGCCGCTCGGACCGGTCGACGATGAGCGTGTTGGCGTTGGAGATGTCAAGGCCGGTCTCGACGATGGTCGTGCATACGAGTACGTCGACCTCGCGCTGCCAGAACGCATCGATGACCTGCTCGAGCGCGTGCTCGCCCATCTGGCCGTGCGCCGTGGCGATGCGCGCCTCGGGCACCAGCTCGCGCAGCCGCGCCGCGACCTTCTCGATGGTGTCGACGCGGTTGTGCACGAAGAACGCCTGGCCGTCGCGCATCAGCTCGCGCCGGATGGCCGCGCCGACCTGCTTCTCGTCGTACCCGCCGACGTAGGTGAGCACGGGGTGCCGCTCTTCCGGCGGCGTGGTGATGACGCTCATGTCGCGGATGCCGGTGATGGACATCTCCAGCGTGCGCGGGATCGGCGTGGCCGACATCGTCAGCACGTCGACGTTCGCCCGCAGATGCTTGAGCTTCTCCTTGTGCTCGACGCCGAAGCGCTGCTCCTCGTCGACGATCAGCAGGCCGAGGTCCTTGAACCGGACGTCGCCGGTGATGAGCCGGTGGGTTCCGATGACGACGTCGACGCTGCCGTCGTGCAGCCCCTCGATCGTGTCTGCGGCCTCGGTGTCGGACTGGAACCTCGACAGCGCCCGGATCGTCACCGGGAACGGCGCGAACCGCTCGGAGAACGTCGCGAGATGCTGCCCGACCAGCAGCGTCGTCGGCACCAGCACGCCGACCTGCTTGCCGTCCTGAACCGCCTTGAACGCGGCGCGGACGGCGATCTCGGTCTTGCCGTAGCCGACGTCGCCGGCGATGACGCGGTCCATCGGGATCTCGCGCTCCATGTCGGCCTTGACCTCGTCGATGGTCGACAGCTGGTCAGTGGTCTCGACGTAGGGGAAGGCGTCCTCCAGCTCGCGCTGCCATGGCGTGTCCTGGCCGAACGCGTGACCGGGCGCGGCCTGGCGGGCGGCGTAGAGCTTGATCAGCTCGGCGGCGATCTCCTTGACCGCCTTGCGGGCACGGCCCTTGCGCTTGGCCCAGTCGCTGCCGCCGATGCGGTCGAGGTGCGGTGCGTCGCCGCCGACGTACTTGGTGACCTGCTCGAGCTGGTCGGTCGGGACGTACAGGCGGTCGGCCGGCTGGCCGCGC
Protein-coding sequences here:
- a CDS encoding ABC transporter permease gives rise to the protein MNWLDTLRTGWEAVRTHRLRSLLTVVGILIGIASVILTIGFGQGAQAEVRAQISALGSNLLIVTPGSTTDASGLRGGSGSATTLTMDDAEVLASDVVAPDVAAVAPVSGGPQSLTAGDVNWTATVNGTTPAWLDVRNRSLTSGRFLTDQDLENEAAVMVLGPDTAGELFGLRDPVGQTVLAGGAAFTVVGVLDSVGSSSSGDEDDLALVPSTTAATRLAAGSTSVSTIYVEAASAGQLSAAYQEVDAALATAHGLTGQDEPDYTISTQESLLDTATETDRTLTILLAGIAGISLVVGGIGVMNIMLVSVTERIREIGLRKALGATPAVIRRQFLLEASVLGLAGGLLGAGLGVLGAELLPRFIGQPVEISVPATVAAVAMALAVGVGFGVYPAGRAARLAPIDALRSE
- a CDS encoding ABC transporter ATP-binding protein gives rise to the protein MSDVVLRLDAVRKWYQTGTLHVDALRGIDLGIGEGEYVAIMGPSGSGKSTLMHILGCLDTPSSGSYRLVGVDVGELSEEELAEVRNRLIGFVFQQFNLLAHLTALRNVELPLAYAGVPGDERRRRALAALDRVGLADRVDHRPSELSGGQQQRVAIARALVTDPALILADEPTGNLDSSSTREVLALFDELHDQGRTIVLITHEEEVAAEAQRVLRIHDGELRAAAAVGR
- a CDS encoding efflux RND transporter periplasmic adaptor subunit, with translation MRLLPKSRRARRATVLLATTAVGVGVAGAAWAVTQDDSSSAPSTTTAEATVGTYEETVTSTGTFQPAETAELSFAVSGEVLSVDVAVGDVVTAGQALATVSTETLEAELDAAEATLDAARERLDSDTDADASETQLAADEASVAAAESRVAQAEEALDDATLTSTIAGTVASVDVAVGDEVSGGSSSSGGGDPSSASSSSSSSSSSGGTGAQITVITTDAFVVETSVGSADLARLQQGLQAELTPSDGGDVVYGTVSSVGLVATDTGSGTATFPVEIAVTGAVEGVYAGGSADVSITVEQHTDVLTVPSSAVTTTDGATTVTVVADDGSHVETPVEIGAAFGVQTEIVSGIEAGDEVVVPLPAGRGGGGGDDEGEPPGGRFPGGEIPGGEFPGGGGFSGGGFPGGGVRGGGQG
- a CDS encoding response regulator transcription factor; its protein translation is MAAREPDGRLVVVDDEPNIVELLAASLRYAGFEVTTARSGRQALDIVLTERPDLVVLDVLMPDLDGFAVVRQLRSHQVDVPVLFLTAKDAGDDRVMGLTIGADDYVTKPFSLEEVVARIRAILRRSRGRPHGAATARLSYADLDLDDDRHEVRKAGRPVDLSPTEFKLLRYFLANQGRVLSKAQILDHVWSYDFGGDAGVVESYMSYLRRKLDQGTPKLLHTVRGVGYVLRLPRDSP
- a CDS encoding cell wall metabolism sensor histidine kinase WalK yields the protein MRTLLARAWRARRDRTPLRTQLLLVVVALAAVTVLVTSVVAAAVLRGYLLDRTDDQLRQAARPFYGQARQVPLDADPPSFRPLGDYSFTAFAPDGTPAWSTDDPATQRPGPQLPELTAETAAELGGTPFTVDAVEGDGTWRVLVVARDDGGSVAVSRPLHDVTATVNRLLLIDGVVAVLALTALAGLAWWTVRTRLRPLEEVEHTAEAIAAGDLSRRIPPRDPRTEVGRLSAALNAMLGQIESAFLARRVSEHEARESEQRMRRFIADASHELRTPLTSIRGFAELYRQGVVHEKPEVRRLLRRVEDEAARMGLLVDDLLLLARLDQQPVLTRAPVDLIEIVVESVLQARLVARDHDLRLHVNASLVPAVIGDAARLRQVVDNLVRNATVHTPPGTVVDVSVGDSGQGWAVLKVRDDGPGLTSEDAAHAFERFYRADPSRSRADEARHSGSGLGLSIVAALVEAHGGRVELRSAPGEGATFRVLLPPAGEAQPASAALTAAT
- a CDS encoding MazG family protein, translating into MTLVLLATSPRVAPGLLSAAAWDALRAGPVYVADDAHPQVASLRAAGVPVTVAASPPDGDAVWLLPPGDDGAAFPDARVVVGSEDLPGARLLDLVAVMDRLRSPGGCPWDAEQTHRSLATYLLEETYETLEAIESGHDDDLREELGDLLLQVLFHARLAEERPTSPWSIDDVAAGIEAKLIRRHPHVFGDVEASTASDVGERWERLKREEKNRTSAVDGVPLAQPALSLAAKLVHRVEKAGVPVPAPSSPGTAPETAEDVGDALFALAAAARDRGIDPEQALRDAARRYVAAVKAAEAG
- a CDS encoding SurA N-terminal domain-containing protein produces the protein MSTIRRLVIASLAAASAVALTACDSEQIGAAVVIDGDRFTVDDLQNEVEHAEKLEGFDVQAAGGMPAFQRTVLTRHIQHEIFLRLAADEDLQVSEADIDDAIEEISAQAPGGDIEAALAQAGYTEKAFRAGVADQLIAQAYADETGADNAGLTQTLADLSDQLNVEVNPRFGTWGDDLAVSADTGSISESAS
- the mfd gene encoding transcription-repair coupling factor — encoded protein: MSLSGLLSALLGDDGDPTLRSAVADARTGAVTALDLTAPPALRPFVAGAIAADAGGAGAGRTVLAVTATGREAEDLATELRCLLPPESVVEYPAWETLPHERLSPRSDTVGRRLAVLRRLAHPADESGGPVRVVVAPVRSVLQPQVAGLADLRPVALKPGDDVSLDSVVEQLAAAAYVRVDLVERRGEFAVRGGIVDVFPPTEEHPLRVDFWGDTVEEVRYFTVADQRSTDAAENGLWAPPCRELLLTDDVRRRAAALAHDHPELGEMLEKIAAGIAVEGMESLAPVLVDRMEMLIDLLPAGTHVLVCDPERVRTRAHDMVATSQEFLDASWAAAAGGGTAPIDLGAAAYHTLGDVRAQAIRQGLPWWSLSSFGLGGDAPAAPEKADLDADLYEVNLGDDMVTAGAVDTREVDVRPAETYRGDTKRAVADLSGWLATGGRAVLVTGGHGTAERVVEVLGESEVPARYVEDVTAAPEPGVVLVTTGALKHGFIANAAALAVLTEDDLTGQRVSTKGTTRMPSRRRNQVDPLQLKPGDYIVHDQHGVGRYVEMTSRTVQGATREYLVVEYAPSKRGQPADRLYVPTDQLEQVTKYVGGDAPHLDRIGGSDWAKRKGRARKAVKEIAAELIKLYAARQAAPGHAFGQDTPWQRELEDAFPYVETTDQLSTIDEVKADMEREIPMDRVIAGDVGYGKTEIAVRAAFKAVQDGKQVGVLVPTTLLVGQHLATFSERFAPFPVTIRALSRFQSDTEAADTIEGLHDGSVDVVIGTHRLITGDVRFKDLGLLIVDEEQRFGVEHKEKLKHLRANVDVLTMSATPIPRTLEMSITGIRDMSVITTPPEERHPVLTYVGGYDEKQVGAAIRRELMRDGQAFFVHNRVDTIEKVAARLRELVPEARIATAHGQMGEHALEQVIDAFWQREVDVLVCTTIVETGLDISNANTLIVDRSERLGLSQLHQLRGRVGRGRERAYAYFFYPRETPLTEEAHERLATIAQHSDLGAGMQVAMKDLEIRGAGNLLGGEQSGHIADVGFDLYVRLVGEAVSEYRGDGAEAMPEVRIELPVDAHIPHDYVASERLRLEAYRRLSEAVDDAAVDAVLEELVDRYGAPPEPVENLLAVARFRVHARRAGLSEVTVQGTYVRFAHVELADWQRVRLGRLYPKSLVKDAVGTMLVPRPRPAQIGGPQLRGVELLAWAKTVVDDVIAHQPDRAGTHAG